One Methanobrevibacter millerae DNA window includes the following coding sequences:
- a CDS encoding ABC transporter ATP-binding protein — protein sequence MNDYVIETKDLSKKYSKDYVVNSIDMHVEKGKIYGLLGKNGAGKTTTMCMLLNLIYPSSGEILLFGKNPQKYSREIYSNVGSIIETPGFYENLTAYENLKVIAKLRGNNYCENIDLALEMVSLENDKSKKFKDFSLGMKQRLGIAAAIMHNPKLLILDEPINGLDPFGIKEIRTLLKRLSHEYGITILISSHILSEIENIADIIGIMDKGVLIEEIPKEELYRRLEKYVEFEVSDVDLATEILKKMGLRQNHDFTVNDNGIQLYKSLEHRDKINAIFVNSKINVRKVNLCEESLEDFFTRAIYN from the coding sequence ATGAATGATTATGTAATAGAAACTAAGGATTTATCAAAAAAATATTCAAAGGATTATGTTGTTAATTCAATCGACATGCATGTCGAAAAGGGAAAGATTTACGGCCTTCTTGGAAAGAACGGAGCCGGAAAGACCACGACAATGTGCATGCTTTTGAATCTCATATATCCGAGCAGCGGAGAAATACTGCTTTTCGGAAAAAACCCTCAAAAATATTCAAGGGAGATTTACTCAAACGTGGGTTCGATTATCGAAACTCCTGGATTTTATGAGAACCTGACGGCTTATGAAAACCTCAAGGTGATTGCCAAACTGAGGGGAAACAACTATTGTGAAAACATCGACCTGGCTCTGGAAATGGTCAGTCTCGAAAACGACAAATCAAAAAAGTTCAAGGACTTCTCTTTGGGAATGAAACAGCGCCTGGGAATAGCTGCAGCCATCATGCACAATCCCAAACTGCTGATACTTGATGAACCGATTAACGGCCTCGATCCATTTGGAATAAAAGAAATCAGAACACTTTTAAAAAGACTTTCACATGAATACGGAATAACGATACTGATTTCAAGCCATATCTTAAGCGAAATAGAAAACATCGCAGACATCATAGGGATAATGGACAAGGGAGTGCTGATTGAAGAGATTCCCAAAGAGGAACTGTACCGAAGACTGGAGAAATACGTTGAATTTGAAGTCTCAGACGTTGATTTGGCCACGGAAATCCTTAAAAAGATGGGTCTCAGGCAAAATCATGACTTTACAGTTAACGATAATGGAATTCAGCTGTATAAGAGTCTGGAACATAGGGATAAAATCAATGCAATCTTCGTTAATTCAAAGATTAACGTCAGAAAGGTGAATCTCTGTGAAGAAAGCCTTGAGGACTTCTTTACAAGAGCAATATATAATTAG
- a CDS encoding DUF4013 domain-containing protein has translation MASMTDLVSEGLKYPFNDPKRLVSFGVLFALLNLVSLGITEKSVDIVRVFGNTSGNSFILKISQLPATDTYVFALLGVLSFIIILLIMGYLYSVIKFSIERKSELPGFDDVLRLLINGAKYFIVTLAYNIIPVIVFLVGMYTVGLYYNGDYLIVILTSILFIICNFLLIMALANMIATDKLSDAFAFKDITGKISNLGWVKYIGIIIFILIVYMIITVALGLVMTLLTAALAIAVNNAMIVSAIIAIIEGLFISPYLSVFFSRAMGSIYNEARSPE, from the coding sequence ATGGCGAGCATGACCGATCTGGTTAGTGAAGGACTGAAGTATCCCTTCAATGACCCCAAAAGGCTCGTGAGCTTTGGAGTGCTTTTTGCACTCTTAAACCTCGTTTCCCTTGGAATTACAGAGAAAAGCGTCGATATTGTCCGGGTTTTTGGAAATACCTCAGGCAATTCATTTATACTGAAGATTTCACAGCTTCCCGCAACAGACACATACGTTTTCGCATTGCTGGGCGTTTTAAGCTTCATTATCATCTTGCTGATAATGGGATACCTTTATAGCGTGATAAAATTCTCAATTGAAAGAAAATCCGAGCTTCCGGGATTTGACGACGTTTTAAGGCTTTTGATTAATGGAGCCAAATACTTCATTGTCACTTTAGCATATAACATCATTCCCGTTATCGTATTTCTAGTTGGAATGTATACTGTTGGATTATATTACAATGGCGATTATTTGATTGTTATCTTAACCTCCATATTATTCATAATATGCAATTTCCTCCTTATTATGGCCCTTGCCAATATGATTGCAACAGACAAGTTATCAGACGCCTTTGCATTTAAAGACATTACCGGAAAAATATCCAATCTGGGATGGGTAAAATACATCGGAATAATCATATTCATCCTGATTGTCTATATGATAATAACGGTTGCCCTTGGTCTTGTTATGACGCTTTTAACGGCAGCACTGGCGATTGCGGTTAACAATGCAATGATTGTATCTGCCATAATTGCAATAATCGAAGGACTCTTCATATCCCCTTATCTGAGCGTGTTCTTCTCAAGAGCAATGGGATCTATCTACAATGAAGCAAGAAGTCCTGAATAA
- a CDS encoding DUF4013 domain-containing protein — translation MILDIYKDSLEYSAKDWKTLVILGVICLFSVFLLPVFLITGYNYRVINTAVHGVINGKDPLPEFDNIIEMFVDGIKVFVVQVAYMLVPVIIFFIFAAIASNVNKTASIALMIIGCIITFAVGIAACLMSQMGICHMAYNDGSFSKAFALTEIKEAIDDIGWFNCIITYLGLIIITVVIAFVVTSIIYIIFGVFGISSLALGVDPTGIILVGALINALITMFIVGPYLSIFNSRSIGLLYSMQI, via the coding sequence ATGATATTGGACATATACAAAGATTCACTGGAATATTCAGCAAAAGACTGGAAAACCCTGGTGATATTGGGCGTTATCTGCTTATTCAGCGTCTTCTTACTACCGGTTTTCCTAATCACAGGATACAATTACAGAGTAATTAATACAGCAGTTCATGGAGTTATCAACGGGAAGGATCCTCTGCCTGAATTCGACAACATTATTGAGATGTTCGTTGACGGAATCAAGGTATTTGTGGTTCAGGTAGCCTATATGCTCGTTCCCGTAATCATATTCTTCATATTTGCGGCTATCGCATCAAACGTTAACAAAACTGCATCAATCGCATTAATGATTATCGGATGCATCATAACATTTGCAGTCGGAATAGCTGCATGTCTTATGAGCCAAATGGGAATCTGTCACATGGCTTACAATGACGGTTCATTTTCTAAGGCATTCGCATTAACAGAAATCAAGGAAGCCATTGACGATATCGGATGGTTCAACTGCATTATAACCTATTTGGGCTTAATCATAATCACCGTAGTGATTGCCTTTGTCGTCACTTCAATCATCTATATAATATTTGGAGTGTTCGGAATTTCAAGCTTGGCTTTGGGCGTAGATCCTACAGGAATAATCCTAGTTGGAGCATTGATTAATGCACTGATAACAATGTTCATCGTCGGCCCTTACCTGAGCATCTTCAATTCAAGGTCCATAGGACTGCTCTACAGCATGCAAATCTAG
- a CDS encoding helix-turn-helix transcriptional regulator yields MKTMIKYLRQDLKMSQKELGEKVGVTRQTINALENGRYNPSLFLARDITQVFNKMLFKEDREKYFFIEEIFLFDDD; encoded by the coding sequence ATGAAAACCATGATAAAATATTTGAGGCAAGACCTCAAAATGAGTCAAAAGGAACTTGGCGAGAAAGTCGGGGTTACCCGGCAAACCATTAATGCCTTGGAAAACGGGAGATATAACCCCTCCCTGTTTTTAGCCAGGGACATTACCCAAGTCTTCAATAAAATGTTATTCAAAGAAGATCGGGAGAAATATTTCTTTATAGAAGAGATTTTCCTTTTCGATGACGATTAA
- a CDS encoding fumarate hydratase C-terminal domain-containing protein, translating to MKRITTPISDEEISSLKLGDQISISGVMFTGRDAALPQLVKLINEGKLDFDIEGTAIMHTAVSDAGIAPTTSNKEEIESTIPFLSENGVKIHIGKGMLHDETVEALKENNSIFVITPPVAALLTSKVLEKECVAFESEGMEAMYRLKVENIPGIVAVIGGKSI from the coding sequence ATGAAAAGGATAACAACGCCAATTTCCGATGAAGAAATATCAAGCCTTAAACTCGGCGATCAGATTTCCATTTCAGGAGTCATGTTTACTGGCCGTGATGCTGCACTTCCACAGCTGGTTAAGTTAATAAATGAAGGCAAGCTCGATTTTGACATTGAAGGCACTGCAATAATGCATACGGCAGTCAGTGATGCGGGAATAGCTCCAACAACAAGCAACAAGGAAGAAATAGAATCAACGATTCCTTTCTTAAGTGAAAACGGCGTAAAAATCCATATCGGTAAAGGAATGCTTCATGATGAAACCGTTGAAGCGTTAAAAGAAAACAACTCTATTTTTGTAATAACGCCACCGGTTGCAGCCCTATTAACGAGTAAAGTGCTTGAAAAGGAGTGCGTTGCTTTTGAAAGCGAAGGAATGGAAGCCATGTACAGGCTGAAAGTGGAAAACATTCCTGGAATTGTTGCTGTCATCGGCGGGAAAAGCATTTAG
- a CDS encoding N-acetyltransferase: MHIQKAEMKDLEDIMCIYRIAQDFMIGTGNPDQWGRFYPKRELIEDDINNGVCHVICKNDSIHGVFALFKGREPTYSHIENGKWLNDDEYITVHRIAGDGKKKGIFACTINYCKSISDNIRIDTHENNRIMQKLIEKNGFQRCGTIFVANGSPRVAYQWTGK, encoded by the coding sequence ATGCATATTCAAAAGGCGGAAATGAAAGATTTAGAGGATATTATGTGCATCTACAGAATTGCTCAGGATTTCATGATTGGCACAGGAAATCCTGACCAGTGGGGACGTTTCTATCCAAAAAGGGAGCTGATTGAAGACGACATTAATAATGGGGTCTGTCATGTAATTTGCAAAAATGATTCTATCCATGGAGTATTTGCACTTTTTAAAGGCAGGGAGCCTACATATTCTCATATCGAAAATGGAAAATGGCTCAATGATGATGAATACATAACTGTCCATAGGATTGCAGGTGACGGGAAGAAAAAAGGTATTTTCGCCTGCACAATTAATTATTGCAAGAGCATCTCAGATAACATCAGAATAGACACCCATGAAAACAATCGAATCATGCAGAAGCTAATTGAGAAAAACGGCTTTCAAAGGTGCGGAACAATCTTTGTGGCTAACGGCTCTCCAAGAGTCGCCTACCAGTGGACTGGGAAGTAG
- a CDS encoding STAS domain-containing protein yields the protein MDWGILAKNKMNIEKNYNGKELTIKVDNQIDTVTAPDFENEIIDEMGKFDSLNLDFENLEYISSAGLRVLISTQKKLQPEGIPFNIINTPPVIKDIITVSGLDNVLNMQ from the coding sequence ATGGATTGGGGTATCCTTGCCAAAAATAAGATGAACATTGAAAAAAATTATAATGGAAAAGAATTAACCATTAAAGTAGATAATCAGATTGATACTGTAACAGCTCCTGATTTTGAAAATGAAATAATTGATGAAATGGGAAAATTTGATTCGTTAAATTTAGATTTTGAAAACCTAGAATATATCTCCAGTGCAGGATTACGGGTATTAATTTCAACACAAAAAAAATTACAGCCTGAAGGAATACCATTTAATATAATAAACACTCCTCCTGTAATAAAAGATATTATTACTGTTTCCGGTCTGGATAATGTTTTGAATATGCAATGA
- a CDS encoding ATP-binding protein, with protein sequence MNSLKLKVELVELYSLKDFVEQNYKEDMLVNLVVEEIFVNIVNYSNADYIIVNIEYYDDLIIEFVDNGIKFDPTSQEAPKKPNDIEEAQLGGVGILLAKSYADELIYAYENGENHLKIIKKGYDE encoded by the coding sequence ATGAATTCATTAAAACTTAAAGTAGAGTTAGTTGAATTATACTCTCTAAAGGATTTTGTTGAGCAGAATTACAAAGAAGATATGCTAGTGAATTTAGTTGTTGAGGAAATTTTTGTAAACATTGTTAATTACTCTAATGCTGACTATATAATTGTTAATATTGAGTATTATGATGATTTAATTATAGAATTTGTTGACAACGGGATTAAATTTGATCCCACTTCACAAGAAGCTCCTAAAAAGCCTAATGATATTGAAGAGGCACAACTCGGAGGTGTTGGTATCTTACTTGCAAAATCTTATGCTGATGAGTTGATTTATGCTTATGAAAATGGAGAAAATCACTTGAAAATTATTAAAAAGGGGTATGATGAATAA
- a CDS encoding PP2C family protein-serine/threonine phosphatase, whose protein sequence is MNKNFKKILVPFILMIIFNLGSYIFMFGSNFGEGYTPHVGLHLISGLLFGPYGAAGAAVANGICDLIRGYNPILTVMAEIASFGISCLAYKLWYGNYRIMPSITKPKLNNTSHLLLFLGIIIICATLYALINKELFYILYPETRSINLDVGVRYFVNFFNSAFIYGIIGIWISKKIDFVHIPKISKRKLHVNFYKAIGILIFVSVLIVLFNDDYNGSDYLNRIVETIIISVLLFIYITKPIKSPIKEETYTTIPEEIMNIFLITTLVMQILAAVLATNDTVIVAMDLILQVDVEDIGLYILLNSDIFLIIFFIPSIFVLKYIEMKVIKPIYSFSKIEHFIKKGDKIKSDELIKLYSNYTDVDNEIGMLARSYTDLINNTNEYIENIEEIQGEKQRIEAELNIAKRIQESILPTESILNEDYGVYGTSKSAKEVGGDFFDYYEIDDENLAIMVGDASGKGVPAALLSTLAHAIIKQIHKNEKDPSKVLNLLNNGLCENNAECMFITLWLGIYNKKTGILTFSNAGHNSPLINEGNGFKEITMNKGIVLGIVENFEFVKEEIRNFKRIVIYTDGITDAKSIDGEFYGEKRLIDALNKIYDESLLVEMLNKDIDEFTQGTEQFDDMTLLVLDRYD, encoded by the coding sequence ATGAATAAGAATTTTAAAAAAATATTGGTGCCTTTTATTTTAATGATAATCTTTAATTTGGGATCATATATTTTTATGTTTGGCAGCAATTTCGGTGAAGGATACACACCGCATGTGGGACTTCACCTTATTTCCGGTCTGCTTTTTGGACCTTATGGTGCTGCAGGGGCTGCTGTTGCAAATGGGATATGTGACCTCATTCGAGGTTATAATCCTATATTAACCGTTATGGCTGAAATTGCAAGTTTCGGTATTTCATGTTTGGCTTATAAATTATGGTATGGAAATTATAGAATAATGCCATCAATTACTAAGCCCAAATTAAATAATACCTCACATTTACTTTTATTTCTTGGAATAATCATAATATGCGCTACTTTATATGCGCTAATTAATAAGGAATTATTTTATATACTGTATCCCGAAACAAGATCTATCAATCTGGATGTTGGAGTTAGATATTTCGTTAATTTTTTTAATTCTGCATTTATATATGGAATTATTGGAATTTGGATTTCCAAAAAAATCGATTTTGTCCATATCCCAAAAATATCTAAAAGAAAACTTCATGTGAACTTTTATAAAGCAATAGGCATATTAATTTTTGTATCTGTGTTAATTGTCCTGTTTAATGATGATTATAATGGTTCAGATTATCTAAATCGGATTGTTGAAACCATTATTATTTCAGTTTTATTATTTATATACATAACAAAACCGATAAAATCCCCAATAAAAGAAGAAACTTATACTACAATACCCGAAGAGATAATGAATATATTTCTTATAACAACATTGGTTATGCAGATTTTGGCTGCCGTATTAGCCACTAATGATACGGTAATTGTCGCCATGGACTTAATTCTTCAAGTAGATGTTGAGGATATAGGCCTTTACATATTGTTGAATTCAGACATCTTTCTTATTATATTCTTTATCCCTTCCATTTTTGTTTTAAAATACATTGAAATGAAAGTAATTAAGCCAATATATTCATTTTCAAAAATAGAGCATTTCATTAAAAAAGGAGATAAAATCAAATCGGATGAATTGATTAAATTATATTCCAACTATACTGATGTGGATAATGAAATCGGGATGTTGGCCCGAAGTTACACCGACTTAATCAATAATACCAATGAATACATTGAAAACATAGAGGAAATCCAAGGGGAAAAGCAGAGAATTGAAGCTGAACTTAATATTGCTAAAAGAATTCAGGAGTCAATTCTACCCACTGAAAGTATCTTAAATGAAGATTATGGTGTTTATGGAACTTCAAAATCTGCAAAAGAAGTGGGTGGAGACTTTTTTGATTATTATGAAATAGATGATGAAAATCTGGCCATTATGGTGGGTGATGCATCCGGAAAAGGGGTCCCTGCAGCATTGCTTTCAACACTTGCCCATGCAATCATCAAGCAAATACATAAAAATGAAAAAGACCCGTCTAAAGTATTGAATTTACTTAACAACGGATTGTGTGAAAATAATGCGGAATGCATGTTTATAACGTTATGGCTTGGAATTTATAATAAAAAAACAGGTATTTTAACATTTTCAAATGCAGGCCATAATTCTCCGTTAATTAATGAAGGCAACGGATTTAAAGAAATAACGATGAATAAAGGCATTGTTTTAGGGATTGTGGAAAACTTTGAATTTGTTAAGGAAGAAATTCGAAATTTCAAAAGAATAGTCATATATACTGACGGAATAACCGACGCTAAAAGTATTGATGGCGAATTTTATGGCGAAAAACGTTTAATTGATGCTTTGAATAAAATCTATGATGAAAGTTTATTAGTTGAAATGTTAAACAAAGACATTGATGAATTTACGCAAGGAACCGAACAGTTTGATGATATGACATTACTGGTGCTTGATAGATATGATTAA
- a CDS encoding aldo/keto reductase, protein MEYFKLNNGEKMPVLSFGVFDIKPENTKEIVLKALNVGYRSIDNAQVYYNEKEVGQAIKESDVSREDLFLTSKNWVSNAGYEKTIKGFNKTLEDLQTDYLDLFLIHQPYGDYYGSYRALHDLQKEGKILSIGLSNFYPDRLIDLIMNNDVVPQVNQVETSPYFQQWGAHEIMKKYDVLHQAWGPFSEGINDLFENPILKEIADKNSKSTHQVVLRWLYDRGIASACKSTHADRMKDNMDIFDFELTKDEIEKIKEINTGKSPFIDHNDPETVEEFNEEIV, encoded by the coding sequence ATGGAATATTTTAAATTAAACAATGGTGAAAAAATGCCTGTTTTAAGTTTCGGTGTTTTTGATATAAAACCGGAAAATACAAAAGAAATAGTTTTAAAGGCATTAAATGTGGGTTATCGCTCAATTGATAATGCACAGGTTTATTATAATGAAAAGGAAGTTGGTCAGGCCATTAAAGAATCAGACGTTTCAAGAGAAGACCTCTTTTTAACCAGTAAAAATTGGGTAAGCAACGCAGGTTATGAAAAAACAATAAAAGGATTTAATAAAACATTGGAAGACCTGCAAACAGATTATCTGGACTTGTTTTTAATTCATCAGCCTTACGGCGACTATTATGGATCATACCGGGCGCTTCATGACTTGCAAAAAGAAGGAAAAATATTGTCAATAGGATTATCTAACTTTTATCCGGACCGTCTAATCGATTTGATAATGAATAATGATGTCGTGCCGCAGGTAAACCAGGTGGAAACATCACCATATTTTCAGCAATGGGGTGCTCATGAAATAATGAAAAAATATGATGTTTTGCATCAGGCATGGGGTCCGTTTTCAGAAGGAATCAATGATCTTTTTGAAAATCCTATTTTAAAGGAAATTGCTGATAAAAATTCCAAAAGCACTCATCAAGTAGTGCTCAGATGGCTATATGATAGGGGAATTGCAAGCGCATGCAAGTCAACCCATGCGGATCGGATGAAAGATAACATGGATATCTTTGATTTTGAACTAACAAAAGATGAAATTGAAAAGATAAAGGAAATAAATACTGGAAAAAGTCCTTTCATCGACCATAATGACCCGGAAACTGTTGAAGAGTTTAATGAAGAAATTGTTTAG
- a CDS encoding 4Fe-4S dicluster domain-containing protein, whose protein sequence is MIIINEDLCKGCHLCLFMCYKNVYAISSEANKKGVQLPYTNFEDRCTGCGVCELICPDQAITVDVNTNWWVGKEDNSFNPKFTNGKK, encoded by the coding sequence TTGATTATAATTAATGAAGATTTATGCAAGGGATGTCACCTTTGCTTGTTTATGTGTTATAAGAATGTCTATGCAATATCTTCTGAAGCTAACAAAAAAGGAGTGCAGCTTCCTTATACTAATTTTGAAGATAGATGCACTGGCTGTGGTGTTTGTGAACTTATTTGTCCGGACCAGGCCATTACGGTAGATGTTAATACGAATTGGTGGGTTGGCAAGGAGGATAATTCTTTCAATCCTAAATTTACGAATGGGAAGAAATAG